Within the Luteolibacter yonseiensis genome, the region CCACCCCGGCCTCGCCGGTTTCCAGCCACTTCGCCAGTTTCAACGGCGTGAACGATTATCAGTTTCAATCGGATCTGACCGCGGTTCCCAGCGATAATTTCGCTGCGGAACTTTGGGTCCGGGTGCCGGATGTGAATCAGACCGTCGGCCTTTTCGCCACGGGAAAGAAAGACGACGGAAATCTCCGATTCCACCTTGAGGGCGGTTATTGGGCGGCGAGCTACAAGGGCATCGGCTGGATCGGGGCGGACTTCGGAATCTCGCCTTCCCAGGTCGCGCGCCCCGATGTCTGGACGCATCTCGCGGTGATCCGCAAGCAGGGAGTGTCCACCTTTTACATCAATGGTGTCGCGCAGGTTCCCACCCAGGCGGGGCAGCCGTTTCACGGCAGCAACGCGCACCTTGGAATTTTTTCAGGATCGACCGCCTGCCTGCTGGGAGATCTCGATCACATCCGTATCTTCACTTTCGATCCGCAGACCGACAATCCCGTCGCATCCCTCACATTTCCCTTTGCCGCTGGAAATGAAACCGTCCTTTCGATCCGGATCCGGCAACCGGGGTCGCGGATCATCCTCAGCTGGCCCAAGTCCGTGGCACCCGAGGTGATCCCGCTCCACAGTGATGACCTTGCCGATCCATGGACTACGGTCCCGGGCACCCCTGTTGTGGTGGGCGATCAATATGAACTGGATGCCGGCGAAGGTGCCGGCAAGGGATTCTATCGTTTGCCGCTTCCGTGATGAACGCAAGCTGCCAAGGTCGGGAGGAGCGCCGGCCCGCGCCAAGAGAGGAGGCCATTTGTCCAAACGACGCGTGTCCCGTGGGACCGCCTTGAGCAAGGATGGAAGAAAACTTTCCGCTGGAAATTTCGAACTCTTGCGGACGATCCACCCACCTTGGATCGCCGGCGAATGCCCGCTGGAGTGAAAGATCGTACTGAGTTGTTGCAGACCTTGAACATGCCACACCTGCCGATCACTCACATATATCAAGATTTGCATATGCAACTATCTAATATTTAATGTCTTATTGGCTTGGTGGCTCAATGCCAAAATGTATTAAATCAATTGATATGTTTGATCCACCTGTTTGGGAGCAGGATGTCGTCAGTTCGAATCCGGCCGCCCCGACCACTTCATTTCAGTGATTTAGGTCGGAACCCGTGCACCATTTCTCCCGTCATTTCCACGGTCGAGGCCCTGAAATTTCAGGCAACTGTCTCTTGAAACTTCATTTTTAGTTCTCCATGGTCCGCGCGTGATTCCAAACGTCCTCGCCGAACGATACGCCTCGCCCGCACTCC harbors:
- a CDS encoding LamG domain-containing protein — encoded protein: MNKKTSILMKNLRRALLLPFCLPFTCVATVRETTLFPLGEDGSFVGDLVQDTVGGKHFTLGNKLGIETTPASPVSSHFASFNGVNDYQFQSDLTAVPSDNFAAELWVRVPDVNQTVGLFATGKKDDGNLRFHLEGGYWAASYKGIGWIGADFGISPSQVARPDVWTHLAVIRKQGVSTFYINGVAQVPTQAGQPFHGSNAHLGIFSGSTACLLGDLDHIRIFTFDPQTDNPVASLTFPFAAGNETVLSIRIRQPGSRIILSWPKSVAPEVIPLHSDDLADPWTTVPGTPVVVGDQYELDAGEGAGKGFYRLPLP